GAGAAGAGGAAATGCCTTCGTTGACGTTTTACAAAAGTATAAAAACACATTACATTGAAGACAgcgaataaataaaatatacagatTGAAATTAATTCGATTCACAGATAGATAAATAGATACGAAATAAAACctcacaaaaaaagaaatcaggAGAATGAAATGTGTGTCATACCAGGTGTGGGGGGTGTGCTACCTCGAGATGGCTCCGCACCTGCTTGTCCGCCCGCACCAAGATTCCCGCTCGACGAGCCCTTTGTGCCATACAGTCTTGAGGGTCTGGTTTGGTTCTAAACAATCATAAAAGCAATATTAATAAAGGTAACTCAGATTGGGTGTATTATGGTTTCAGTAACCAAGTACAACCTGCATGCGAATGTTGTCTAGCTTAGCGGGGCTGGGTATGAAGCCCACATCACAGCCCTCCTTGACCAGCCGGCCGATCCACCAGTTATTGTCGTACTTCTCTTTGATGTGCAGGAACTCCCGGATCTCGAACGAAACAGCTCCGCCCTGGACGGGCGAGTCGTCGTCAATGGTGCCATCGTATGCTACGTTGGTTCGCACAGCGAACGCCACTGGTTTGCTCTGAAATTGGCAATAATTTAATAAGTATATCCACGAAAATGACGAGCTAAGGTTGCCAAGTAACAAGTATATGGGATTTTAGCTCACCCTCGCTTTATCCAACTGGCTTAAGGCCTGACGTTCCTTTTCTCGCCGAAGCGATTCCTTTTCCTCGTCTAGCGACAGATCGGATGACGGTTGTGAGTAGTTCGAGTCGGCAGAACCCtgaaaaatacaacaaaataaGGTCAATATAAGAGATTACTGTGCCCCTTGATGGATgcattaaagaaaaattaatttttccgACCATCTGTAAGCTGAAAATCCAAACAAATTAAGTTGGCCCGCCGCCAAGCAGCCCAAATGTCTGGCTTTTAtggtttttgcttttgttggccAGAACAACGCAACAGTTGGTAGTAAATATGTGGACCATATTCTGACCATGGAGAAGGCTAAATATTTGGGAATGATTCAAGACCAAAAAttgattatttaaatcaattaGGAGAGCATTTTTAATGTATACATTATTAAGGTTTATCTATAATTAATTATGATTGGGAAGGTATGGGATAAAGAGAATACCCCCCAAGGATTCAACAATATTTCCTCTTTCAGCACCTGTGTGAATAGTTTGTTGTATCCACTCTGGTAGGACGGGTATCCAAGGCCAAATCGAGACTCTCGATGATGGCCGCCCTGTACGGAGGGTGCATCCGAGGAGGATGCGCGCTGCACCATGGGCCTGTCAGCCCGGTAGTCTTCTTCGAACGAAGATATCTTGCTGATGTTTGTGACGACACGGTGCAACAACAGCGGCGGCACGAGCAGCAACCACCCACACCAACGGCTGGTGGGATGATTAGGGATTTTCCGGTGGCGGTGGTTATGGTGACAGCGGTGCTTGTGACGGTGAGACGGTGGCAAGACGGTTACGTATTTGCCAAAGGTGTCAGTTACTTTCTTCTTGAGGTGgctttttcttataaaaatatcgAAGACGACTCTAAGACTATCCTATCAGTTGGATTGTGATCAGCATTGATTTGTAATTGtgtaaaatttattataaaatcaCTCGCGCACCGACAGCTCACTACTTTTGGCAGGAAATTAGTTTGCAATTATTGTTGCAGCTTATTGATTCGACTGGCTTTTCAGCATTGACATTGGCAATATTTGATTTAGTTAGACAATAGTAATCATCGGGCCAAAACGAACCCGATTCTGACACTGACACATAAACACCGaccccaacacacacacacacgcacacactggCTTGGGGCGAGGGTGCGACTGAGACGGGGCGATTGTCAAAACGGTTTGGAAGCCACGGGCCCAGAGAATAAGTTAAAAACTGTTAACTGGAAGGGATTTCCGCACAGGTCTGCGGGCTTTCCTGGACTAATTTCAGCACAATTTGCATACGGCTGGCGAATTGATTCCGTATCGGTCGGGATATCGCCGCAGGGAAGTTAAAAATAGGAATTTATGTCAGTGGCGTCGAGTCGCGTTCCTCGGCTCTCCGCTCTGCTCACAtcacttttttttctggtatatgcacacacacagagtCTACTGGAAAACTCGCGGAGGAGGGCGGAGGACGAGAGGAGGTGGTCGCGAAAAGTGATTTCAGTTCGAGCGTGGCCgtgtttttctttaatttctaCGCTAATCCTTGATATTTCCCactatatcctttttttcccGATTTCACAAGCAACTACGGCTGGACATCACTCGATTCAGATATCCCCTATTTTCTATTTGAATTCTACAAAAACGCCTTTCCGACATTCAAACGGTTCTACTCCGCACgcaaactgaaaactgaatcGTTTCTGTATGTGGAAGGCGAAAAGTCTGCTCCGCCACGGGAAAATCGTGTAGAGTTTTCTCGCCTGCTTCCAGTGCGTAAATGCTCCACTCACTGTGTTCGATGTTGTACAAAATACATTCCCTCACCCCACCCCCCCCAGCCACGGGCAGGCTGGCGGAAaatcaaaaacacacacagacattCGAACGGAATGTAAACAAATTTTGATTTCAAGTGCAGACACTCGTCTTGGGCCCACTGTGCGCCCGGAGTTGTTTGCGCCACCAAAGGGTCCACCACCCCCCAACCGCCCACTCCCCGCGGTAGTAAAATGAGCGCGCTGGTCAGCGATGTGCGTCTGGAAAATCGATAGCACCAAGCGCTTTTCCGGACGCAAAGGGTGGAGGGCGGGTGCTGATGGGGTGTCCACCTGTTGGCAAGCCCGCCAGTTCCAAAAGGGTTACAGCTGTTGGGCCAAATCCTTGAATGCTCTCGGAAGGGCTTAAGTGTCTTAAAGGACAATTCCCTTATTTTATAATCTGGAGAGTGCTTTGCATTCCTTTTTCAACACTTTTGGGGCATAAAATCTAAAGAAACTTGGAAAATCATCAGCTTGATGCTGTCACTACTTCGGActacggggcgtatgagtgtTGGAAGGATTTTAATACTCGAATCTTTTAATTGGAAATATTTGTAATCCTTTAAATGTTTAAAGggaataaattataattcaaaataaaatttattaaaagaagAAACGCCTATAAGTTTATTatagaaatttatttataaataataaatacaagagctttttttaatagtatgataaaatattataaggaTCTTATTAATCTGGATCATATCATagcttaattattattttgattttattaaaaattgtccTGCAATTATTGTTTTATGCTCGATTAATTAAAATAGGGATTAACCAAATTCCACTGTGCCCCGCAACGTAAACATTCCGTTTTCCATTTCCTCACTCAAAATGACAGCGGAAGAAACGAGAGGCCACACGAGAGAAATTACTTCCAGGCCAGCGGAGAGAGATGACATGTCAAAATGCCCCACAGAGAGAAAGCCAGAGAGAGCAAGGGCATGCGCAGGATCCAATTCTCCACATTTGTTATGCGCCTGCGCCGAATTCTACAACCTTACACTCACCCACCGACTCTCCCACTTTTACAGTTAACAAGGAAGGTCGCGGGGCAACGGTCCGAATTTGCGTTTACACATTTTCAAAAGGCAATTCCAAAAACAAAGGGTTTCCCTCCCCactctatttatttttttctgcttttctTATTGTGATGGGATGTGGCATGTGGCAGGGTGGGTTCATTCGGTTCGGGTCGATTCTTTGTTTACCTTTCGCCGATTGCCCAAAGACCCCATCAAAGTGCCCCACAACTAGTAATGAACTTTGCTTGCCATTCCAAAGCCCCCAACCacaccaccaccgccaccacccaTTTGTTTTGCCAGTTGCGGGTGGGTCAATGCTCTGCTCTGCAAGATTCCAGTGCAACTATTCCGCCCCACCCCCCGggcaaatatttttcatggTCAGCCCGTTTCCTTCCCGTCACTCTCGATGACCGCCAGTCAGCAGATTACGCCTCACCTGCCCCATATAGGCGGTGTCAGCGGTCTCTGAAGGGGTTTTCAggtatttattgtttatttttattgatctCTTGGCCGGAACGAAGTCACAGattgttgtttaaattatattatttgaaaatgcaataaattcgCCATGTGCTTGGGCCATAAAACATTTATATTAAGAACTAAATGCATCATTTtagccagaaaaaaaagaaacctaaACAAATAATGGGAGAATGCTTGGGGAAACCCGAGAATCTTGCAGATTGTTTACGAGAGCCGCAAAGTATCAACATTGACTGGGGTTTCGCAACCATGCCGTGCAGATCTCATAGATGAGTAATGAGTAAGATTTTGGTCTAGCCCCGAGAGGCTAGTCCCCTTAAAGTGTCTCTGAGAGGCGagagaagaaaataaaaaataaaacaaaataaacgtACAGTGCTTGACCGATATGTAGGATTACATTTATAAAAGATTTTCCACTGAATGCCAACTAGTCGTATAAGTAATAAAATATCACTCATCCGCCTAGTAGCCACTTGTGTCGGCATATTACTGATACGCACTGTAGGCACTGCCTTCACATGTATTTAAATGGTCTCGACAACGGACTGACAGGCTGGGCGAGCAGTCAGCGAGCGATCGAGTGGATAAAAATATACGAAATCGTCCCGGGCCGGGGGCAGGGCCGCGACATTAAAAAAGGGGGATACGAATTAGGGGGTCGAAGCAATGGTGGGGCGGTTGTCTAGCCAGACAAGCTGATCTTACCCGCCGATTCTTGTTCCTGAAGGGCTTGTAGGACTTGCCCTTGTGCTTGGCACCCAGATGCAGTTTCTTCATGGCGGCGACTTAGCTCAAGATATTTGGAATCACAAACGAAATAGGAACCGAACTTTTTGTTGTGCGTCTCGCGAGACTAAATTATGCAATCATTTTTGGAATCGTTTTGGTGCGGTCGCAcagcaaaataaacaaaccacTCAGCCGTTATGGCCACTAATCGTAAAATGTGGTCAACACCTCGAATTGGGTCACCGTTTGTGTCAGCAGATTCCGACTCGGGCTCCGGCACATGACAGCGATTTGTGAAACACGAAAAACACCATTACCGAATGCTGGAAAATGTGCACAAATATCGGAGCTATATGGACGGATCTATATGCGTTATCCACTTGGCCAGAGCGATGTGGAGCAGATCAGACCGGATCACTGGGGAGGAAACCAAGAAAGCCGACCAACCGACCGCACTAGAAAACAATTTCGACTGACAATATTTTTGGCACCCGCGCCGCATCCCATTGACAAAAATGCCTGAGAGAGCGGAGAGCGGCGAtcggaaaatggggaaaactcAAGAGGTGAAATGCTCGGGAAATGGCTTTCAATAATCTGTTTAATTGCGTATGCAGTGGAAATAGCATAGCAGATGACAAGTCATATGAAAATGTCCCCATATTGTTTCAAgtttaaaagaaaagataaaagttttgtttttttttttaatattcactTTATTTTCGGTGGAAGTGTCCGTACAAATTTAGGTTCATGAAGGTCTAGTGCATCCTAGTACTTAGTACTGCTGATCTTGGATTCCCTGAGTCAAGCCACGGAGGCCATCGATAAGAGCCGCTCGGGCAATCCTCTCCTGGTATTGCTCCACTTGCTGGTGGTTGGGGTATCCCACATAGAAGGGAATGTGTTCCGTGTAGGCTCCAGCGGATCCATAGGAAGCAGCCTCCTGGGCACAGGGAGCGGGCACCAGATTGGGTTGGCAGCTGAACAGATAGTTCTTGGGGCAGGGAGGAGCTGTGATGCCACCCGAGGAGTACGGGCAGGAAGCGCCGGCAAGGGCCACACAGACAGCCACGATCAAAGCAATGAAGTGCATATTGAATATTGGTTTTCAGAACTACCTCTTGACACCCACAGAGAGCCACTCTTATAGGGTGAGTTCTTGGGCCTAAAATGAAAGTGTGGCGTTTTTCACACGCTTCCAAAAACTGCAAGCTCAGTAAACTACATAGGTGACAGATTTTTgttgttaaattaattacgAATCTAGGTTGCGAATAACGGCTCCACAGTGTCTTTCAATTTTCAcacaaaacaattaaataattggACAGAAATTCACTGGTCTCAGCATTATTTTGACCCATAACTTAAAAAAGACTGTGATTTTTGTAGTGttacaattatttttagttaaaacATGATGTTAAAAAATTGGTCTTCAGATAATAATTTTTCCCCACTATCCTTGTAGATAGTAAAATATgtggtaaataaataaaaataacccgaattaataaatttattataactTCTTTTGATTCCCATTGATTTTacacaaattttacacgaaCCTCGATCTGCTAGCCTGGACACAAACCACACATTGAAAGATTTGGTGCCTTTTAGtatttttgtgtatttattaATGCAAgcccttatttatttaatttgcaattattttattaggTACTTCTCATTAAAAAAACCTTAATTACTTTATTAACATTTCATAAAAGTgatttatgtatttaaaagATTGATTTATTAATCATAAACGGACTAAAAGGACATAAAGGACCTGGTAGGAAAACtggtttttgcttttattttgtatttatgatttttagaAACCATAAGTTGTCTTTGATGGGAAGCCAGTTATTATGGAAATTCTAATTGACCTAAAATATGCACTCGTAAATTGTGAAACAGAGTTCATAAAGTATTTCTAAATTGGTTGCATGCAAatatcattttatttaaatttccaGGAACGATTCCTAAGCTTTATTACCTCGACGGAAATCGACAGTAATTGGCTTTAATAGTCGGACTGGCGAATTAtgttttaagaaatatattcAAATTGAATTCAGAATGGATTGGTattggtatattattggaagTAATTGGCCAGGTCTATCAAGAATAAAGCTAAACAATATAAATCGAATTGGAATACCCTTCTTTTTTTGAATCTAACTTTGGCCTCGGGTAACTTCCCCCCTAAATCACTCATGAGGAGGAGAGGTAAACTTTAATTTGAGAAGGGATCGCGATCTCTGGATTGGAACGGGCAATTACGCACATGCACCACATATCACAGGCCACATACACACATGGGTACGACGATGATCCATCCAACGAGTGCGAGAGTATCGGACCTAAATTTTAATCATAGGGTTCGTGGCGATCGCCTGCCGCTGGCCTTCAAAGTGGGGCATCTTTTCGGAGTGACTCGAAAGTTGGTAGGAGAGTCGAGCCGTTTTGATTGCTCCCTAACGGTAAACAAATAGTTGGCcaatgtgcgtgtgtgtgtgtgagtggtcCAGACATGGCCCGAAGATATACATCTTAACTGGAACTCCAATTGAAGATGCACTCGCAAGGGATCAATATAAAAAGATATTttcaaattctttaatgaactttttttttcatttggccttgggatatataataataaaagcttattttactTCATTGGATGATCAATGAATATTAAAACTTCATCTTGCagagtttcttttttttctttgctttaCTTTTGGCCTTTCTGGCCTGATTGTCCGATTTTTTGTTAGACAATGCCCAGCGATCCGCTGGAGAAGTTAATAGGGCTTGGCTCGAGCCACCTGCCTGGGCTTACGATTAGACGGCCGGCTAAGACTGACCCAGCTGCTCCTTGACTTTAGGTCCTGCGGCTCAGAAGGAGGATCCAAAGCAAGCCAAACACAACCTATACAGATGAAGTCCAAGGGCAAAAAACAGACAAGCCAATAACATGTCTCGGTACTTAGCGGAAGGTCCGGCGCCGGATCCTCCAGGGTCCTGATGGTCCTATGAACAATATCCTTTTGTTCTGGCACTGAAGAAATAAACTGGGTCCCATCCTCAGGGACTTCAAAACTTAAAAGAGGTCTtgcttgtattattttttccagtgtCTGTCTTCTCCAGTCGATGCCTTCCCTCTAACATATTTTATG
This region of Drosophila bipectinata strain 14024-0381.07 chromosome 2L, DbipHiC1v2, whole genome shotgun sequence genomic DNA includes:
- the Vm32E gene encoding vitelline membrane protein Vm32E, which codes for MHFIALIVAVCVALAGASCPYSSGGITAPPCPKNYLFSCQPNLVPAPCAQEAASYGSAGAYTEHIPFYVGYPNHQQVEQYQERIARAALIDGLRGLTQGIQDQQY